GCTTTTGACTGTCAGCTGTATGAAGGCTCAGAAAATGGCAGTTCTGATGAGTTCCCCTGTGAGCTTTTGGATGAACATGATGTTAAGCCGGATAAAATAATCACAGAGTTCGAAATCATATAGAATATTTGATTCTCTCAGAAACTGTATTTTTTATATTAAGTTGTATTCTTTTTTAAAATTTACAAAAACAATTTTGAATATTCCATTTTTTATATACTCTTTCTTTCCTATAATGAGTACTGTAATCAAGTGATGAGTTTCCTAAGTCGCCTCGTCACTTAACTTAACTCATTTTGAGAAGGGAAGGGTTTTTTATTATGAAAAAGAGAATTCTTAGTACTCTTGTTTGTCTGACAGTAGCAGCTACAACCATTATGGGCTGTGGTTCACAGGCTCCATCAAATGCCGGAAGTGACACGCCTGCTGCCGAGACCAAGACAGAAGAAGCAAAGACAGAGGAAGCAAAGACAGAAGAGAAAGCCGCTGATACAACAGCAGAAGCTTCCGGGGACAAGGTTACACTTTCAATTTACACACAGTATGCAGACGACGATACAAAGGTTCCTTATGATTATGCTGTAGAGCAGCTTGCAGAGGCTTATCCAAATGTAGAATTAAACCTTATTGTACAGGCTCAGGACGATGGTCAAACGCTTAAGACTCTTGCAGCTACAGGACAGCTCCCTGATATCTATCAGGCAAGTACAGATATTATCAATACATTCCGCGAGTCAAACCAGATCATGGTACTCAACGACGTAGCTCAGTCTACAGGATTTCTTGATAAGCTTTATGATGCAAACAAGGATCTTGCTTATGCAGAAGATGGAAACATTTATGCTTTCCCATTCTCTGGACAGGAATATGTTCTTTGGTATTACAATAAAGCTCTTTTTGCTGAGAACAACCTTGAAATACCTGAGACCTATGATGATCTTCTTAACTGCATTGAAGTATTCAAGTCTAAGGGAATCACACCTCTTGCACTTTTTGGTCAGGAGGGCTGGAATACAGCTGCTGCCTATGACGTAATTGCTACCAGATATGCAGAGGGCGGAATCAAAGCTCTTGATGAGGGTAAGGCAAACATCACAGATGAAGGTTATGTAAATGCTGCCAAAAAGATGGAAGAACTCGTAGCAGCAGGCCTTTATCAGGAAGATGCTACAACAACTAATTATGACCAGGCTTCAGAGAAGTTCCTTTCAGGCCAGGCTGCTATGTTCATTAACGGACAGTGGTACATTGAGGACGCAACTAAGACACTTGGTGATGATGTTGACTGGATGTTCTACCCTGCAGAAGATGCTGCCTCCTATGAAGCTGGCAAAGCAGTATTTTCAGGCGGTGGTTCAGCTTCAGGTTTTGCAGTAAATCCTGATTCAGAAAATGCGCAGCTTGCAGCAGAGGTTGCTGAGTTCATTACAGAGAAGTACTGTGAAGCAAAGGTTATGTACAGACACAATCCACTTGTTGCTATTGATACAGGAAAAGAACCAGACTCAGAATATCCTGCAATGATGAAGAAGCTTTCAGATACACTTCCTTCTATTACAGCAACAACAAAGTTTACATGGGGACTTACAAACTCAACATTCAATGATGCAATTCAGTCAGAGTCACAGGGACTTGTTTCAGGACAGTTCTCAGCTGATGAATTTATTCAGGATATTGAAGATACAATGGAATGATATTAACTAGGGTAATAACTTTTTAGAGAAGGGTTACATAAGTGCGGGGTATGGCAGAATAAGGGGTTATATCTGCTGACCCCGCACAAAATATGTTGCAAGCTCATACTAACTAACACAGCACTAATAATGGGAGAAAAACCATGAAAAAATACATGGGAAATAAACTGGCTATATTACTATTTATATTGCCGGCACTTGTAATCTTTATCACATTTGATTTTATTCCGATCATTCAGGTATTCGCATATAGTTTTACGGATTGGAATGGTCTTACAATTCCGAATTTTACAGGACTTAAGAACTACATAGACCTGTTCACAGATAGAGTTTTCTTTACATCAAACAGAAACCAGATCATCTTTGCGATAGTAATAACCGTTTATCAGATGCTGTTTGCAACTATTTTTGCAATTACAATTTCTGATAAGAAGATGAAAGGCAGAAAATTCCTGAGAGTTGCATATTTTATTCCTGTTATCCTCTCTGTAACAGTTGTATGCCAGTTATGGAGCGCTATCTTAAGCGGAGAGGGACTTCTTAACAAACTCTTTGAAGTCGCAGGCTCTGATTTTAAGCAGAACTGGCTCGGAGACAGATACAGAGCGATTTATGTAATAGCATTTGTAAATGCCTGGCAGTGGATGGGATATCAGTTCGCTCTTATAGTAGCAGGTATCAAGTCTATCCCTTCTGATTATTATGAGGCTGCAAGAATTGATGGATGTTCAAATGTTAAGGCACATATGAAGATTACAATCCCGCTTCTTGCTGAGACTTATAAGTTCTGTCTTATCATTTCACTTACGGGTGGTATCAAGGCCTTTACTGAGATGAATATCCTGACTGGCGGAGGCCCTAACAAATCGACATTTACACTTACATATATGATGTACAATGCTGCATTTAAAAAGAGTAACTATGGATACGGCCTTTCAGCGGCGTCAATCATGGTTCTTGAATGTATGCTTGTAATGCTGGTGATCAACTTTATTTTCAGAGACAGAGACCAGAAAAAGGAAGAAGAAAAAGCAAGGAGGAAGCGCAATGCGTAAAGAAAGTTCTAATAAAACACTGCATTATATATTTGTTGCATTTTGCTGGATCTACGCGGCTTTTTCGCTGTATCCTCTGATATGGATGCTCTTTTATTCATTTAAGACCAATCAGGAAATATTTGTAACAAATCCTTTTGGTTTTCCATGGCCGTTACATTATGAAAACTATATTACAGCCTGGACCAAGTATGATGTACCTTTGTATTTCATGAACAGTTTACTTGTTTCTGTTGGAACTGTAGCTATAACTATTTTCAGTGCGCTTTTATTTTCCTATGCTACAAGCAGAATGGTATGGAAGCTTAAGACCTTCACAAGGCTCTTTTTGGGACTTGGAATGTTTATTCCGGTTCAGGCCATAATGATCCCTGTAGTTAAAGTGGTTCAGAAGTTTAATCTTATGGGGACAAGATGGTCGCTGATTTTTCCGTATATAGCTATTAACCTTGCTTTTGCATGCATGGTATACTACGGTTTCTTTAAGGGAATTCCTATGGAGCTTGAAGAGGCAGCCTGTATGGATGGAGCTAATATTTATCAGACATTTTTTATGATAATTGAGCCCCTGGTCAGACCGGCTACTGTAACACTTGTGATATACATATTTCTAAATGCCTGGAATGAATTTATTCTGGCGAATGTTGTGGTAGGAAGTATTCCGGAGCTCAAGACACTTCCTCTTGGAGTGTTGTTCTTCCAGGGAGAATTTACGACTGACTGGGGAGGAATGGGTGCAACAATGGTAATTGCTTCTTTTCCTGCAATAATTGTCTATTCAATATTCTCTGAACAGGTTGAAAGCGCAATGACTATTGGCGGCGCCGTTAAGGGATGATAATATGTTATACTAGTTAGATAAAACCTACGG
The sequence above is a segment of the Butyrivibrio proteoclasticus B316 genome. Coding sequences within it:
- a CDS encoding ABC transporter substrate-binding protein, which codes for MKKRILSTLVCLTVAATTIMGCGSQAPSNAGSDTPAAETKTEEAKTEEAKTEEKAADTTAEASGDKVTLSIYTQYADDDTKVPYDYAVEQLAEAYPNVELNLIVQAQDDGQTLKTLAATGQLPDIYQASTDIINTFRESNQIMVLNDVAQSTGFLDKLYDANKDLAYAEDGNIYAFPFSGQEYVLWYYNKALFAENNLEIPETYDDLLNCIEVFKSKGITPLALFGQEGWNTAAAYDVIATRYAEGGIKALDEGKANITDEGYVNAAKKMEELVAAGLYQEDATTTNYDQASEKFLSGQAAMFINGQWYIEDATKTLGDDVDWMFYPAEDAASYEAGKAVFSGGGSASGFAVNPDSENAQLAAEVAEFITEKYCEAKVMYRHNPLVAIDTGKEPDSEYPAMMKKLSDTLPSITATTKFTWGLTNSTFNDAIQSESQGLVSGQFSADEFIQDIEDTME
- a CDS encoding carbohydrate ABC transporter permease, translating into MKKYMGNKLAILLFILPALVIFITFDFIPIIQVFAYSFTDWNGLTIPNFTGLKNYIDLFTDRVFFTSNRNQIIFAIVITVYQMLFATIFAITISDKKMKGRKFLRVAYFIPVILSVTVVCQLWSAILSGEGLLNKLFEVAGSDFKQNWLGDRYRAIYVIAFVNAWQWMGYQFALIVAGIKSIPSDYYEAARIDGCSNVKAHMKITIPLLAETYKFCLIISLTGGIKAFTEMNILTGGGPNKSTFTLTYMMYNAAFKKSNYGYGLSAASIMVLECMLVMLVINFIFRDRDQKKEEEKARRKRNA
- a CDS encoding carbohydrate ABC transporter permease, with translation MRKESSNKTLHYIFVAFCWIYAAFSLYPLIWMLFYSFKTNQEIFVTNPFGFPWPLHYENYITAWTKYDVPLYFMNSLLVSVGTVAITIFSALLFSYATSRMVWKLKTFTRLFLGLGMFIPVQAIMIPVVKVVQKFNLMGTRWSLIFPYIAINLAFACMVYYGFFKGIPMELEEAACMDGANIYQTFFMIIEPLVRPATVTLVIYIFLNAWNEFILANVVVGSIPELKTLPLGVLFFQGEFTTDWGGMGATMVIASFPAIIVYSIFSEQVESAMTIGGAVKG